A segment of the Hallerella succinigenes genome:
ATCAAGCGCACAAGGCTTCCGCCAGACGTACTGCGGAGCGAATCCGGAATCGGCAAAGCCTTCCACGTGGTACCGCCATCCGTCGAAGTAAAGACATTTTCAAAAGTGCCGTTCGACTTCGAACCATCACGCAGGAAGCCGGCATAAAGCACCTTGGAAGACCCCGGCGCATACTGCACAAAGCTAAAGCCCGAACCGTTCCAGGTCGTATCGCTGCCAGCCGCCTTGGTCCAAGCGTCAACATGGCTCCAAGAGGCACCGTTGTTCGTCGACTTCCAAAGACCCGAACGACGAGAACCGTAGAACAAATTATCCGGATCGTTTTCGTCAATCGCCAAGGCTTCACCGTTGCCACGTCCCATGCCGTTACCGTGCACGCCAAAGAACTTTACGACATCGCCCTTTTCACCGGTTTCATCCCACGTATAAAGGATTTCCCAGTTTTTACCATAATCCGAAGAACGGAGGAACGCGCTGCGGCCGTTGCTGAAATAGCTCGTACCCGTCATCAAATAAACGACGCCTTCCGTTTTCGGGTCAACGCCCATCGCTTCAACGCCCAAAAGACCGAGTTCCGAAAAATCGACCCAGTCCATCATCGATTCCCAATGGGCGGTCGATTCATTCCAACGGTATGCGCCACCCACGTCGGTACGCGCATAAAAAACATTCTTTTCAATCTTGGAAGCGAGCACAGCAGACACAAAGCCGCCACCGCCCATGCTCACATTACTCCATTTGTAATCCGCATCTGCAGCAAAAGAAGTAGATGCCACACAAGTTCCCAGCGTAAAAGCCGCTATGGACTTCCCGATCTTCATCATAACACACCACCTATTTATTTTAGGGTACCCGAACTAAATTTATACCTTTTTGTTCCAAATATTTTTAGATTTGACGAATTAAATGTCAAAAAAAACACGTAAAATTTTTCATTTTACGCAAAAATGTGAGAAATCCACCCTATTTTTTGTCTATTTTATAGCTACTTATGCAGATTACAAACGCTTCTCAACTTTGCGGGGTTTTTCCCGCCCTCTTTACGCCCCTTAAGGACGACGATCCCAAGAACCTTCATAATTCGATCGATTATGAAAAAATGAAAAAGATGATCGACGACCTGATCAACGCGGGCGTTTCCGGCATTCTCCCTGTCGGCACCACTGGTCAGAGTGCGACGGTTACCCACAAGCAGCATTTGGACATCATCAAGTTCACGCTCGACTACGTGGACGGTCGCGTTCCGGTCATTGCCGGCGCTGGCTCCAACTGCACCCGTGAATCTGTCGAAATGATTCAGGAAGTGGAAAAGATTGCCGAAGTCCCTGTCCTCTGCGTTACGGGCTATTACAACAACCCGTCCCAGGAAGGCATCGAAAAGCATTTCAAGACCTTGAGCTCCGAAACCGGCGCGAAGATCATCATTTACAACGTCCCGGGCCGTACCGCAAGCTACGTCCATCCGGACACCTTGATTTCCCTCTCCGAAGACAAGAACATCATCGGCCTTAAGCAGGCTGTGGATTTCCGCATCGGCGAAAAGTATCATGAAGACACCGTCCGTGTGATCAAGGAAACCAAGAACAACGACTTTTCCGTTCTTTCCGGCGAAGACGGATTCTTCATCGACATGCTCGAACTCGGCGGCACGGGCCTTGTGAGCGCAACGGCGAACATTCCGGAAGCCGCAAAGATCTTTGTCGACCTTTACAACGCATTCCAGAAGGGTGAAGCCCAGAAGTGCGACGACCTGCAGGATGCTGCCCGCGATTTCGTCGAAGCCACGTTCTGCCGCAAGAACCCGATTCCTCTTGGAACGATGTTCAACAGCCCGCTATTCCAGCCGATGAGCAGCGTCCGCGATACAGCTCGGGGTGACGAAGCAGAAGCTCGCATCATGAAGCTCATCCGCGAAAAGGCACCTTCCCTTCTCAAGTATCACGCGTAAGGAGTTTACCATGGCAGAAAAGACTGTGACTGACGAAATTTTTGAAAACCTGAAAAATTACGGTTTCTTGCCAGTTCCTGTTCAGGAAATCAATTCGGACGCAGAAACCTGCCGCTATTTCGGAGGCAATTTCCAGGAATTTGTCGAAGTCGCCAAGGCTCTCGGTTCCAAGTGCGTTTTCGTGGAAACGCTCTATCTGGAAGACGAAGAATTCTACTACAACTCGGGCATCGACGAAGAAGAAGATGACTTGAGCGGCGAAGAAGACGGCGAAGTCGTGGAAGACGATTCCGAAGAAGGCAAGGAAGCTCCGATCTGGCTCGACCCGGAAGATCTCGACGGCATGGACCTCGCTCTTCTGAAGCCGGAACTTGACAATTACAACGAACGCATCGGTGACGAATGCGGCGTGCGCTTGACCCTCCCCGGTCCGGACCATCTCCAGGTGGAAATTTACACCGAATGGTATGATGAATTCGCTTCCCTCGTG
Coding sequences within it:
- the dapA gene encoding 4-hydroxy-tetrahydrodipicolinate synthase, producing the protein MQITNASQLCGVFPALFTPLKDDDPKNLHNSIDYEKMKKMIDDLINAGVSGILPVGTTGQSATVTHKQHLDIIKFTLDYVDGRVPVIAGAGSNCTRESVEMIQEVEKIAEVPVLCVTGYYNNPSQEGIEKHFKTLSSETGAKIIIYNVPGRTASYVHPDTLISLSEDKNIIGLKQAVDFRIGEKYHEDTVRVIKETKNNDFSVLSGEDGFFIDMLELGGTGLVSATANIPEAAKIFVDLYNAFQKGEAQKCDDLQDAARDFVEATFCRKNPIPLGTMFNSPLFQPMSSVRDTARGDEAEARIMKLIREKAPSLLKYHA